In a genomic window of Scyliorhinus torazame isolate Kashiwa2021f chromosome 5, sScyTor2.1, whole genome shotgun sequence:
- the LOC140417810 gene encoding uncharacterized protein, with translation MSEPDGSLQQSTIVSWSSVDLQSIQILPSALFHRVFEGEASKFGNSSQASHQDLRVLNLSYPEYHRTLNMDGKSIVHSGAKPYTCCVCGREFTQSSDLTSHKCSHTEEKPWKCADCGKGFTAPSKLETHRRSHTGERPFTCSQCGKGFTELSTLSTHQQIHTGERPFTCSQCGKGFTCSSHLLRHQRVHTGERPFTCSECGKGFTMSAHLLRHQQVHTDERPFQCPDCGKCYKSSGDMMSHQRVHTDERPFRCSHCGTVFRLSSQLIVHQRIHTGERPFTCSECGKGFTQLSHLVRHERGHKSNLERCEETQNMEKPWKCGDCGKGFRVPSQLEIHQRSHTGERPFTCSKCGKGFTQFSSLQTHQRVHTGERPFPCSQCGKGFTRLSTLQTHQRVHTGVRSFTCSQCAKGFTQLFHLRRHQRVHTGERPFTCSECGKGFIRLSTLQSHQRVHTGERPFICSQCGKGFAEVSNLRRHQRVHTGERPFTCSQCGKGFTQLSHLRTHQRVHTGETPSTSQCETGLHVLLHLLSNLDRHEETQNMEKPWKCGDCGKGYRSPYELKIHQRSHTWERPLTCPQCGKGFIDSSALQKHQRIHTGERPFICSQCGKGFISSSALRKHQRIHTGEKPFTCSPCGKGFHDLSNLRKHQRVHTGERPFTCSHWAGIH, from the exons atgagtgaaccagatgggtctttgcaacaatcgacaattgtttcatggtcatcagtagacctTCAatcaattcaaattttaccttctgccttg tttcacagggtgttcgaaggggaggcttcaaagtttGGAAACTCaagccaagcatcacatcaggatctgagagtcctcaatttatcatatcctgaatatcatcgtactttgaacatggacggaaaaagcatcgttcacagtggggcgaaaccgtacacgtgttgtgtgtgtggacgagaatTCACTCAATCATCagacctcacaagccacaaatgtagtcacactgaggagaaaccgtggaaatgtgcggactgtgggaaaggattcactgccccatccaagctggaaactcatcgacgcagtcacactggggagagaccattcacttgctcacagtgtgggaagggattcactgagttgtccactctgtccacacaccagcaaattcacactggggagagaccattcacctgctcacagtgtgggaagggattcacttgttcatctcacctgctgagacaccagcgagttcacactggggagaggccattcacctgctcagagtgtgggaagggatttactatgtcagcccacttgctgagacaccagcaagttcacactgatgagagaccgttccaatgtccagactgcgggaaatgctataaaagttctggagatatgatgagccatcaacgtgttcacactgacgagagaccgttcaggtgctctcactgcggcacTGTGTTCAGACTATCATCTCAGCTcattgtacatcagcgaattcacactggggagaggccattcacctgctccgagtgtgggaagggattcactcagttatcccacctggtgAGACacgaacgaggccacaa ATCCAATCTGGAGAGAtgtgaggagacccaaaacatggagaaaccgtggaaatgtggggattgtgggaagggattcagagtcccatctcagctggagattcatcaacgcagtcacactggggagaggccattcacctgctcaaagtgtgggaaaggatttactcagttctccagtctgcagacacatcagcgagttcacactggggagaggccgttcccctgctctcagtgtgggaagggatttactcggttatccaccctgcagacacatcagcgagttcacactggggtgaggtcattcacctgctcccaatgtgcgaagggatttactcaattatttcacctgcggagacaccagcgagttcacactggggagaggccattcacctgctcggagtgtgggaaaggatttattcgattatccaccctgcagtcacaccagcgagttcacactggagagaggccgttcatctgctcacaatgtgggaaaggatttgctgaagtatccaacctgcggaggcaccagcgagttcacactggggagagaccattcacctgctctcagtgtgggaaaggatttactcagttatctcacctgcggacacaccagcgagttcacactggggagacgccgtccacctctcaatgtgagacgggattgcatgttttACTACACCTGCT GTCCAATCTGgatagacacgaggagacccaaaacatggaaaaaccgtggaaatgtggggactgtgggaagggatacagatccccATATGAGCTGaagattcatcaacgcagtcacacttggGAGAGGCCAttaacctgccctcagtgtgggaaaggattcattgattcatctgccctgcagaaacatcagcgaattcacactggggagaggccattcatctgctctcagtgtgggaagggattcatttcttcatccgccctgcggaaacaccagcgaattcacactggggagaagccattcacctgctctccgtgtgggaagggattccatgatttatccaacctgcggaagcatcagcgagttcacactggtgagcgccctttcacctgctctcactgggcAGGCATTCACTAA